AAATCCCGAGTATACGCTCGGGATTATCCCGTAGGGAGGCCTCAATGAGTATCAGGCGCTTGCAGCCGACGACCCGCAGGCGCACGATGGGCCGCGGCTGAAGCGTAACGTTGAGACTGTCGAAAAAGTCTTTTGGGACGGGCAAGAGGATTGAAGGTGTCTGCTGATGTGTTAGACTCCAGGGCGTAAACGAAAGGAGGCTAACGCATGCCACGATACAAGCCTTACGACTATGGTCAGTTGATGATGATCCCGGTTTCGCTGGAGAATCAGCTTGTGCCCGGGACACTGGAATACGCGATACACCATTTGATGGAAGAACGGATTGACACCTCAATATTTGATGAGAAGTACCGGAACGAAGAGACCGGATGCAGTGCCTATGATCCGAAAGTTCTTCTGAAGATAGTCCTTTTTGCCTACTCGCGTGGGATACTACACTCCCGGCGAATGGAACGTGCCTGTCGGGAAAACGTGACGTTTATGGCGCTCAGCTGTGGGCAGGTGCCGGACCACAGTACGTTGGCGGCTTTTGTCTCCTCGCTGGGTGAAGAGCGGGTTGTGGATTTATTTACGCAGGTGCTGTTGGTATGTGAAGAAGAAGGGTTGCTGGGGGGGACGCATTTCAGTCTGGATGGATTGAAGCTTTCGTCAAATGCCTCCAAGTGCTGATACGGGCTACTATAGCGTGGAAAATCTGGAGGCCTGTCAAGAAGAGGAAGTTGACGCTTATATTCCGGATCGTGAGTTTCGCAAACGCGATCCGCGTTTTGCAGATGCCGGACGGCATCGTCGCAGCGTGGACAGCCATAAACAGCGCTATCGGTCCAAGAAGCGGTGGTTCAATGTTGGGGATTTTCATCTGGATGAACGGACAGGAAAATTAGTCTGTCCGGCCGGTAATGGGTTGTATGTCAAGAATCGGAACTTTGAAGTTCGTGGGCATAAAGCCATTGCCTACCAGGCTCCGAAGACAGCCTGCAGGAATTGTCCGTTACGGGCAAAATGCCTGCGCAATCCCAGCACTGTCGCGCGGCAGGTTCATATGTTTTATGGACAGTGTCTGGGCGGGTTGACAGAGGAAATGAAGCGGAAGATAGACACTGTGCATGGCCGAATCACCTACAGTAAAAGACTGGGGATAGTTGAGCCGGTCTTCGGCAACATCCGGGCTCAAAAAGAGCTTGACCGTTTCACGCTGCGCGGTCGCAGGAAGGTTAATATTCAGTGGAGACTCTACTGTCTGGTTCACAACATTGAAAAGATCCTTCACTATGGAGCAACTTTCGCAAAGGCTGCGTAATATGAGCAAAACAATAAGGAACAAACGCAAATAAACAGGTTAAAATGCGGCATATAGCAAATTCACCAACTGCCTGATTGCCTTTTCATCCGACAACATGGTTTCATAACTTCAGATCGATTCGGAGGGGAACCAGCCCGCCTGAAATAACGTTTTTCGACAATCTCGTTGGTAGGAATCAAAGCTTATGTAAAATGTTCGAGTTGATGCTGATTTCCTGCGGATGTGGTAGACTTTTGGCATGAAGGTTCGCGAGGTGATCCAGATGCTCGAACGTGAAGGTTGGGCGTTGGTGGTCACCCGCGGCAGTCATCGGCAGTTCAAGCATTCATTGAAGCCAGGGCGCGTGACCGTCGGTGGCAGCCTCGGCGACGACATGCCGAAAGGGACACTGGCCTCAGTGCTCCGGCAGGCGGGACTCAAGCGGGAGAAGCCATGAGAAGGGTTCGTTATCTTGTTCGTATTAGTCGGGATCCTGGCAGCGACTGGGGAGCGTCAGTTCCTGATCTCCCGGGCTGCGTGGCAACCGGTAGGACTATCGATGTTGCGCTTCGTCGTATCCAAGGTGCCATTGAGCTCCATCTTCGCGGGATGCGAGAAGACGGCCAACGGATCCCGCGCCCGCATCACCGAGCTATCCGTCCTTGGAGAACGGCTCGTCAGATCGACTTCTATGCGACGGTCGAAATCGCTGCCTGATTGGGTTTTCTCCTGTGCAACGATCAAGCCAACATCCGCTTGCACCTGGCGCCGAGCGAGATTGCTTTCTTAATTGATGGTTCACGGGGTCGGTGCCCGTCGCAGGTGAAGCGTACGATGGCGCGGACGCTACGCGCAGCCCCGTTAGATTGACCAGGAGTGTACACGCATGGCTATCCGAATGGGGATAGACCGGACTCTCGTCATGTGCA
The Candidatus Eisenbacteria bacterium DNA segment above includes these coding regions:
- a CDS encoding type II toxin-antitoxin system HicA family toxin; this encodes MKVREVIQMLEREGWALVVTRGSHRQFKHSLKPGRVTVGGSLGDDMPKGTLASVLRQAGLKREKP
- a CDS encoding transposase yields the protein MYVKNRNFEVRGHKAIAYQAPKTACRNCPLRAKCLRNPSTVARQVHMFYGQCLGGLTEEMKRKIDTVHGRITYSKRLGIVEPVFGNIRAQKELDRFTLRGRRKVNIQWRLYCLVHNIEKILHYGATFAKAA
- a CDS encoding type II toxin-antitoxin system HicB family antitoxin: MRRVRYLVRISRDPGSDWGASVPDLPGCVATGRTIDVALRRIQGAIELHLRGMREDGQRIPRPHHRAIRPWRTARQIDFYATVEIAA
- a CDS encoding transposase produces the protein MPRYKPYDYGQLMMIPVSLENQLVPGTLEYAIHHLMEERIDTSIFDEKYRNEETGCSAYDPKVLLKIVLFAYSRGILHSRRMERACRENVTFMALSCGQVPDHSTLAAFVSSLGEERVVDLFTQVLLVCEEEGLLGGTHFSLDGLKLSSNASKC